The following DNA comes from Burkholderia stabilis.
GGCGCAGTCGGAACCGCGCCATCCTGGAAACGTCCTGCGCTTCGGATCGGGATAGACGAAGATCGTATCGCGCATGTAGTGCTCGATGCCGGTCTTCTTGCCGCTCCATCCCGCGCCGAACCAGGTTTGCATCTCCTTGCCGCTCGTATCTGTCCCGGGGAACACGATGACGAGGCGGTGTCGGGCAGACGGATCGAAAGACTTCGACAGCGACACATAGAAACTTCGCTTGCCGCCGGCCTCGGCCGAAAACCTTTCGACGTCATTCTGCCCGCCTTTCTGCCAGTCGAAACCCTGCGTGGGTGCGGCGTTCCACCTGTCGGCGCCGCCGGCAGCCGCTGGCCTGCCGTTGTCCGCGGCGTGGGTGGTGGAGACTGACGCAGCGAGGAGAATGGCGCCGGTCAATCGTGTAGCCATGCGAAACAAATTGATCTTCATCTTTCCTCTTTTTTTCAGGCGAAAAATTCCTGCTCTTGTCTGGCTGGAAATTGCGGGCGGCGTCGCTGAGGTTCCACCCGTCGAATGCGGTCACTCCGCGAATTCATCGCGTGTGAGCCGCTACCCGCCCTCGCCCTCGAAAACAACGTTCGACCGGAACCCGCTGACGATGGCCCGTCATGCCTCCCAGGCGTCGAGCGATCGCGCCGCTTGGTGCCAGGCCGAACGCCGCTCTGACAGACGTGCTGTACCGCTATTCCTCGGTTTTCCCCTGTCGGCATGGACGATCGGTCTCGATCAGCTCGTTACCCTAGCAGCCAGGCAATTCCCCTCGCATCGACGAACACGTGTTTCCCGTCATGGGGAGAGCCTAGGGGCGAGTAAAGCATGGGGGATTGGTTCGGAAAAGCGTAGAACCGGCCAGGAAAAGGGATATTTCGGCCAAACGTGCTTCTCCGTTGATCAAGGTCTCGGCGGCGATTCATTGCGCTGCTGGTTTGATGAAAACAGCACATATCCCGGCCCTGCTCGCTGGACGGTACCGGGCTGCGGAGACAGGTGGTCTCTTGATGAAGCGGCCGTGGCGGGCCGCCAGTCGGCACCGGGATGCACCCGGGGCCTTTGCGGAATCCAGCGGCCGCACAACCCTGCTCGATGCAGGCCGAGTGTTCAGCCTGGTGTCGAGTATGCCGATGATCCAACGACACGCTACGACATCCTAATCAACCGAATCTGAGCGATTTTGCTCATCGCATTGATCGTAGCGAGATTGGCAGACCTGGATCGCTTCCATGTTCTCGACGGTCCAGTCATAGAGTGCGGCAAACGGCGATTCGAGGGATCTGCCGAGCGGTGTCAGTGCGTATTCCACACCCAGGATCTTTCCGTCCATGACGGTGCGCGTCACCATGCCATTGCGTTCCAGCTTGCGAAGCGTCTGCGTCAATACGCGTTGGGTAATGCCATCGAGGCGCCGCTTGATGGCATTGAAACGATGCGGCTTGCGCAGCACCATCAAGACCAGCATCGACCACTTGTCGGCGATTTGGTCGAGGATGGCGCGGCTCGGGCAGTCGGCACGGTAAATCGGATCGAGATCAGAACTCATCGGTATGCTCCACCATACTTGGGATGCTTAAGGTGCGTAATTGACGCCAAGTATGCGATGGATACCATGTTTGTGCAGCACAGGACATTCCTGGCTGAGCAACCACAATCAAGGGACATGATGAGCAACCAGGCTTATTCCAGGCTTCACATCGAGCACGATTGCGGCGTGGCGACCGTCACCATCGACAATCCGCCTGTCAACGTACTCGACGTCGCATTGATGAGCGAGATCCGACGTTTCCTCGCCTCGGTCCACGACGATCCGTCGACCCGCGTGATCGTATTCCAAAGCGCCGATCCCGAATTCTTCATCGCTCACGTCGACATGACGCTGATCGACGAACCCCACGCTTTCGACCAGATCGCCAGGGAAGCCCCCGACGGATTGAACCCGTTCCAGGCCTTCGGGGAATCGATCCGTGCCCAGCCGCAAATAACGATCGTCAAGCTCGCGGGCCTGGCGCGCGGCGGCGGCGCAGAATTCGTGGCCGCCGCCGACATGGCGTTCGCCGCCATCGGCCGCGCGGGTCTTGCCCAATGCGAGGCGCTGATGGGCATCACCCCAGGGGGCGGGGCAACCCAGTATCTGTCGCAGCGCATGACGCGCGGTCGCGCGCTCGAAGTGATCCTCGGCGCCGATCTCGCCGACGCGCTGACGGCGGAACGCTACGGATGGGTGAATCGCGCGCTTCCCGCCAGCGAACTGGATGCTTTCGTCGGCCGCCTCGCCCGCCATATCGCGGCGTTGCCGGACGGCGTCATCGCGGCCGCAAAAAAGGCCGTGCGACCGGCGGACCTGCGTGAAGGTTTCCGCCGGGAACACGACGCGTGGCAAGGCCTGTTTGCGTTGCCCGCCGCCGAAAGACTGATTCGGGGCGGGCTGCATGCGGGCGCGCAGACGAAGGACGGCGAGCGCGATCTGGAACGACTGCTGCGCGAACTCTCCCCATCGCCGGATCGCACTTCTGTCTGACAGCGGACCGTTTGCGTGAGCATGCGGAGTGGGCAACGTATCGCACGAAGACGCTCGACACTGCGCTGCTCCCCGTTTATGGCGTGTGATGGGCCGACTGCAAGGCGCGGCCGCTGATCGCGTGCAAGCGCATCGATCCGACCAAACGACTTCGGATATTGCGGACGACAGCGCGGCAGTTTTGTTGACGACGGTTTGATACCGTATTCAATCGGCTGTCCCCGGCCTTTATTGTTTCTCAATTTCGCAGTAAATGAACGAATCGCTGATCGATTGGATTCGATGCAAACGGCGGCAACAATGAAGAAGAATATTTAATAAAGTAAATTACGCCCGATGCTGTCGTCCCGCTTCACATTTCCCTCTCTGCCTGGGTGGCATCCCGCCCCACCCCAAGCTCTCCCCAGGCCCACCCCGCCCACGCGATGTTGCCAATACCGCCAACGCGGCCGACAGGATCATTTCATGTTTCTCACCAAATCCTGACTTGATTAACATCGACAGAACAAGAATTTAATCCATCCGAAAATATCTTGTAATTATAAAAATGACCTTCTAGCATGCCTCTGCTGTTCGTGACGTGTCTTGTATCAAGGTCTGTACTTGATTTATTCCTCGAATATCACGCATTTATTCATAATCTGGGGGATTACATGAAGAAACTGTCTCGTCTGCTGTCCATCTCCGCGATTACCCTCGCGAGTCTCAGCGCTTTTGCCCAGGCCGGCAACCAGCCGGCTGCGGTCGACAAGGCGCTGCAACTGATCCAGCAGAACCCGTCCGCTTTCAGCCTGGCTACCGGTGGCGCACGCGCGTTGAAGTTCGCGGGGCCGCAGGCAGGCGCACCGACGGACGGCGACCAGTTCCAGGTACGCGACGTGATCGTCGATCCCGACGGCACCGAGCACGTGCGCTTCGACCGCTTCTACGCTGGCGTGCCCGTGATCGGCGGCGACGTCGTCGTTCATTCGAACCAGGGGCAGCTGAAACAGGCGAGCGTGACCCAGCCCGCACCGGTCAGTCTCGCGGGCAAGATCGGCAAGGTCGGCGATCGCTACGTGGTGCGCAACGCGCCCGACGTGGGGGCAGCCCGGGTCAGGCGTATCGCGGTCGCGCGTTTCAATTCGGACGTGCGTCGCGCAGACGAAGCGGAACTCGTCGTGTTCGCGCGCGATGTCACGCCGACGCTGGCCTACGCGGTGCGCGTATACGGCAAGGCGACCGACGCGCACGGCGAGGCGGTGCTGTACTACGTCGACGCGCGCACGGGCACCGTGCTCGATGCGCAGGACCTGATCAAGACCGCCGCCGCGACCGGCACCGGCCGCTCGCTGTACTACGGCACGCTGACGCTGACCACCGACCAGACCGGCACGAACGCGTACCGGATGCTCGATCCGAATCGCGGCAGCGGCTCCGTCTACGACGGCCGCGGACTGATCGCGGAGGACGTCGAGCAGGCGAGCGACTTGCAGATCTTCACGAGCAGCACGAACGTGTGGGGCAACAACACGACCACCGACCGGCAGACTGTCGCCGCCGACATCGATTACGGTCTCGCCCTGACCTGGGACTACTACAAGACCACGCACAACCGCAACGGCATCTTCAACGACGGGCGCGGCGTGAAGAGTTTCGCGCACGTCGTGTTCGACACCGGCAGCGGCACGACCGGCGCGAACGCGGCATGGATGCCGTCGCACATCATGGTGTACGGCGATGGCCAGCCGGGCACGAGCCTGCCGAAGCCGGTCGTATCGGTCGACGTGGCCGGGCACGAGATGAGTCACGGCGTGACCGAGGCCACCGCCAACCTGAATTATTCCGGCGACGCGGGCGGCCTGAACGAATCGACGTCCGACATTTTCGGCACGCTCGTGAAGTTCTACGCGAACAACCCGAACGATCCCGGCAACTACGTGATCGGTGCGCGCGTGGTGAGCGGCGGCCTGCGCAAGATGTACAAGCAGGATCTCGATGGCCGGTCGTTCAGCTGCTATCCGTCCGGCGGCTTCTCGTGGTCGAATCCGCGCCACGATCCGCACTTCACGTCGGGCGTCGGCAACCGCTTCTTCTACCTGCTGTCGGAAGGCCCGGCGGTGCCGTCGACCGATACCGGCCTGTCGAGGACGCAACTGGTCTGCAACGGCGACACGACCTTCAGCGGCCTGGGCCGCGAGAAGGCCGGCAAGATCTGGTACCGGACGCTGACCGTGTACCTGAACGCCAACTCGAGCTACCCGAACGCGCGGCGTGCATCCATTCAGGCGGCGAACGACCTGTATGGCGCGAACTCGGCCGAGAGCGCAACGGTCGCGCGTGCGTGGAGTGCCGTCGGGGTGAACTGATGGCGCTTGCGCGGGCGTGTTGAACGCCCGGGCGTCGCGTGGCGGGTCGTCGCTGCGGCGGAAAGCGAGCCGAGCGAGGTGACGCGTCGCCCATGCATGAAAACGGCAGGTGTCGATCGGCCGCCGGTGATCGCAGGCGGCCGATCGGCGGACGACGGGTTGCCCACGACGCCCATTATTGTCCGCACTACACTGCATCGAGCCCCTACCGCCGCTCGATGCCGCCATGTCCGCCACCGCCCTGCAATTCGCGCTGTTCGCCAAGCAGCAGGAAATCGCATCGCTGCGCCGCGTGGCCGGGCAGATCGAGCTGATCGACCTGCTCGGCCGCCTGATCCATGCGCTGCAGCGCGAGCGTGGCGCGACCAGTATCTATCTGGCGTCGCTCGGCCGGCGTTTCGTCGCGGAACGCGCGGCAGCCCGCGACGAATCGGGGCCGCTCGTCGCGCAGCTGCGCGAACGCCTGGATCGGGAACTGGCGCCCGCGCGCGGCTCGACGTCGCGCCTGCTGTCGCTGATCGCATGGGTACTGCTCGACCTGGAATCGCTGGATGCGCTGCGGGAACGAATCGACCGTATCGCGCTGTCCGCGCCGGATTCCGTCCAGGCGTTCAGCACCGTGATCGGCGGCCTGGTGGAGCTGATATTCCAGCTCGCCGACAGCGCGGCGGACCCGTCGGTGGCGCGCCTGCTGATCGCGCTCGTCCACGTCGTCGAGGGCAAGGAGGAAGCGGGACAGGAACGCGCTGTCGGCGCGCACATGTTCGCGGCGGGCGCGTTTTCGGCGGACCAGCAGCAGCGCCTGCTGTATCTGATCGCGGCGCAGGAGCGCAGTCTCGAAGTGTTCGCGAATTTCGCCAGCGCCGCGCAAAACGCATGGCAGGAAACGCGCATGACGGGGCCGCACGGGGCGGCGCTCGAGAAACTGCGACGCGTGCTGTGCACGGCGCAGGCCGGCGATGCGCTCGATGCCGGCCTGAGCGAAGCATGGTTCGATGCCGCGAGCGAGCGCATCGACGATCTCTGGCACCTTCAGATCGCGCTGACGCTGCAGGTGCAGGAAACATGCGACGCCCGGATCGACGATGCGCGCCGGACGCTGCGCGACTCCGAACGCCTGATGGCGCAGTTGCGGAACAATCCGCCGCCGCATATCCAGGCGCTCGCCCATTTCTTCGCCGGCGATCCGCTGTCCGCGCGCGCGGCGGTTCACGAACTGCCGGAGCGCCTCTCCGGCGCCGATCCGTCGACGCTCGCCAGCCTCAAATCGCTGCTGGAATCGCAATCGGCGCGACTGGCCGGCGCGGAAGTCGAACTCGACGCCGCCCGTCGCGCACTCTACGAACGCAAGCTCGTGCAGCGCGCCAAGAGCACACTGATGACGCGCTTCAACCTGAGGGAGGACGAGGCGTACCGGATGCTGCAGAAAGCGTCGATGGACGGCAATCGTCCGCTGGCCGATATCGCGGAAGACGCGCTTGCGTCACCCGAGCAATTCGTCGACGAACACGCGCAGCCGGCCGGCCGACGACGTACGCAGCGGAACGCGCCGGACGGCAAGACCTGAGCGAGCTTCACCACACCGCGCACCGCGCACCGCGATGGCGCGCGCGGCGCGTACGGGCGGCGCGACCTGCACCGCACGAGTGCGATTCGGCGCGATCGGCTCGCGGCCGTGGCGCCCGCGATGTCACGCCCCGCCTGCCTGCATCGCGATTTCCCCGCCACTGGTATGAAAGTTGCGAACGACACGCTGTCGGGCTAATGGCGGCCTGACGATCGCGTCATGTCGAATCATGGCGGACGATCACGTGGATAACAGCGTCCGCGCCGGGCACTCGCATATCGAGCGAGTGCCCGGCGCGGTTTTTTTTGCCCGTCCAACTTCACGAGCGCACCCCATGGCCTACCTCACGCCCAACGAATTCGTCACCAAGATGGTCGACGCAGGTGAATCGAAACTGTCGATGTCGACCCGCGATACGCTGATTCGCGCCTACATGGCGGGCGCGATCCTCGCGCTCGCAGCCGCCTTCGCGGTCAGCATCACGATCAATACCGGCAACGCGCTGGCGGGGGCGCTGCTGTTTCCGGTCGGCTTCTGCATGCTGTACCTGCTCGGCTTCGACCTGCTCACCGGCGTCTTCACGCTCGCCCCGCTCGCGGTGATCGACCGCCGGCCCGGCGCGACCTGGAGCGGCGTGTTCCGCAACTGGACGCTGGTGTTCTTCGGCAATTTCGCGGGCGCGCTGACGGTCGCGCTGTTCATGGCGATCATCTTCACGTTCGGTTTTTCGGAAGCGCCGAACGTGATCGGACAGAAGATCGGAGGCATCGGCGAAGCGCGCACGCTCGGTTATGCGGCGCACGGCGCGGCCGGCATGCTGACGCTGTTCGTGCGCGGCGTGATGTGCAACTGGATGGTATCGACCGGCGTGGTCGCCGCGATGATGTCGACGTCGGTTCCCGGCAAGGTGATCGCGATGTGGATGCCGATCCTCGTGTTCTTCTACATGGGCTTCGAGCATTCGGTCGTGAACATGTTCCTGTTCCCGTCCGGCCTGATGCTCGGCGCCCACTTCACGATCGTCGACTACCTGCTGTGGAACGAGATCCCGACGGTGCTCGGCAACCTGGTCGGCGGGCTGCTGTTCGTCGGCGCGGCGCTGTACAGCACGCACTACAAGACCGCGCCGAAACGCGTACCCGCTGCGCCGGTGGGCGCCATCGCGCGCAAGGCCTGATCGCCCTGCGGCAGCCCCGGGAGGCCGCCCCGGCACCGTCGTCGCGCGGCGGGGCGGCATGCGTCACTCGACGTTGTCGGTCACGTCCGTCAT
Coding sequences within:
- a CDS encoding formate/nitrite transporter family protein, with amino-acid sequence MAYLTPNEFVTKMVDAGESKLSMSTRDTLIRAYMAGAILALAAAFAVSITINTGNALAGALLFPVGFCMLYLLGFDLLTGVFTLAPLAVIDRRPGATWSGVFRNWTLVFFGNFAGALTVALFMAIIFTFGFSEAPNVIGQKIGGIGEARTLGYAAHGAAGMLTLFVRGVMCNWMVSTGVVAAMMSTSVPGKVIAMWMPILVFFYMGFEHSVVNMFLFPSGLMLGAHFTIVDYLLWNEIPTVLGNLVGGLLFVGAALYSTHYKTAPKRVPAAPVGAIARKA
- a CDS encoding enoyl-CoA hydratase/isomerase family protein codes for the protein MDTMFVQHRTFLAEQPQSRDMMSNQAYSRLHIEHDCGVATVTIDNPPVNVLDVALMSEIRRFLASVHDDPSTRVIVFQSADPEFFIAHVDMTLIDEPHAFDQIAREAPDGLNPFQAFGESIRAQPQITIVKLAGLARGGGAEFVAAADMAFAAIGRAGLAQCEALMGITPGGGATQYLSQRMTRGRALEVILGADLADALTAERYGWVNRALPASELDAFVGRLARHIAALPDGVIAAAKKAVRPADLREGFRREHDAWQGLFALPAAERLIRGGLHAGAQTKDGERDLERLLRELSPSPDRTSV
- a CDS encoding nitrate regulatory protein, whose translation is MSATALQFALFAKQQEIASLRRVAGQIELIDLLGRLIHALQRERGATSIYLASLGRRFVAERAAARDESGPLVAQLRERLDRELAPARGSTSRLLSLIAWVLLDLESLDALRERIDRIALSAPDSVQAFSTVIGGLVELIFQLADSAADPSVARLLIALVHVVEGKEEAGQERAVGAHMFAAGAFSADQQQRLLYLIAAQERSLEVFANFASAAQNAWQETRMTGPHGAALEKLRRVLCTAQAGDALDAGLSEAWFDAASERIDDLWHLQIALTLQVQETCDARIDDARRTLRDSERLMAQLRNNPPPHIQALAHFFAGDPLSARAAVHELPERLSGADPSTLASLKSLLESQSARLAGAEVELDAARRALYERKLVQRAKSTLMTRFNLREDEAYRMLQKASMDGNRPLADIAEDALASPEQFVDEHAQPAGRRRTQRNAPDGKT
- a CDS encoding M4 family metallopeptidase, with the translated sequence MKKLSRLLSISAITLASLSAFAQAGNQPAAVDKALQLIQQNPSAFSLATGGARALKFAGPQAGAPTDGDQFQVRDVIVDPDGTEHVRFDRFYAGVPVIGGDVVVHSNQGQLKQASVTQPAPVSLAGKIGKVGDRYVVRNAPDVGAARVRRIAVARFNSDVRRADEAELVVFARDVTPTLAYAVRVYGKATDAHGEAVLYYVDARTGTVLDAQDLIKTAAATGTGRSLYYGTLTLTTDQTGTNAYRMLDPNRGSGSVYDGRGLIAEDVEQASDLQIFTSSTNVWGNNTTTDRQTVAADIDYGLALTWDYYKTTHNRNGIFNDGRGVKSFAHVVFDTGSGTTGANAAWMPSHIMVYGDGQPGTSLPKPVVSVDVAGHEMSHGVTEATANLNYSGDAGGLNESTSDIFGTLVKFYANNPNDPGNYVIGARVVSGGLRKMYKQDLDGRSFSCYPSGGFSWSNPRHDPHFTSGVGNRFFYLLSEGPAVPSTDTGLSRTQLVCNGDTTFSGLGREKAGKIWYRTLTVYLNANSSYPNARRASIQAANDLYGANSAESATVARAWSAVGVN
- a CDS encoding winged helix-turn-helix transcriptional regulator, which gives rise to MSSDLDPIYRADCPSRAILDQIADKWSMLVLMVLRKPHRFNAIKRRLDGITQRVLTQTLRKLERNGMVTRTVMDGKILGVEYALTPLGRSLESPFAALYDWTVENMEAIQVCQSRYDQCDEQNRSDSVD